A single region of the Roseivivax sp. THAF197b genome encodes:
- a CDS encoding cation transporter — protein sequence MANAESAISDAPSFRYRVSGMDCAKDAAQIERAAQSAGVAPDAVKVSAATHIMTLKAPEARLPEIEKAVETTGYGFDRIESDEDMRQSAAHQDPGYRRALWIVVILNVGYGVLEMIGGFIAGSQAVKADALDFIGDGAITFLGLLAIGWSLLWRARSALIQGIFLALLGLGVFGTTIMRAFEPTTPDATLMGLLGLIALVINVISVLPLLHYRKGDANMRAVWLFSRNDAIGNAAVVVAAGLVVWLGSAWPDLIVAFGIAGLFLHSSWSIIRDARSDLKAAA from the coding sequence ATGGCCAACGCAGAAAGCGCAATCTCAGATGCCCCATCCTTTCGATACCGGGTTTCCGGCATGGATTGCGCCAAGGATGCGGCCCAGATCGAACGGGCTGCGCAGTCTGCCGGGGTCGCGCCCGACGCGGTGAAAGTGTCGGCGGCGACCCATATCATGACACTGAAGGCTCCCGAAGCGCGCTTGCCGGAGATCGAAAAAGCCGTCGAAACGACCGGCTATGGCTTTGATCGGATTGAAAGCGACGAAGACATGCGGCAGAGCGCAGCTCACCAGGACCCGGGCTATCGCCGCGCGCTCTGGATCGTCGTGATCTTGAACGTGGGTTACGGCGTTCTTGAAATGATTGGAGGCTTCATTGCCGGATCACAGGCCGTAAAGGCCGACGCGCTGGATTTTATTGGTGATGGCGCGATCACCTTCCTCGGCCTGCTGGCCATCGGTTGGAGTCTTCTCTGGCGGGCGCGGTCGGCCCTGATCCAAGGCATCTTCCTTGCCCTGCTCGGTCTTGGCGTCTTTGGGACAACCATCATGCGGGCATTCGAGCCGACAACCCCAGACGCCACGCTGATGGGGCTTCTGGGCCTGATTGCTCTTGTGATCAATGTCATCTCCGTGCTGCCGTTGCTGCATTACCGGAAGGGGGACGCGAACATGCGTGCCGTCTGGCTGTTCTCGCGCAACGACGCCATTGGCAATGCGGCAGTCGTTGTCGCGGCCGGTCTGGTGGTTTGGCTGGGTAGCGCGTGGCCCGACCTCATTGTCGCCTTCGGCATCGCCGGGTTATTCCTGCATTCTTCCTGGTCGATCATCCGCGACGCGCGGTCCGATCTGAAGGCGGCGGCATGA
- a CDS encoding DUF411 domain-containing protein: protein MPHLNRRTLLLGASSMAALTPLPGLAQGVPAIHVLRDRNCGCCEAWVSILQADGFAVTTEASYGTLLIRHKLDNGIPQEMISCHTGETDGYFIEGHVPPADIRRLLLERPDAVGLAVPGMPYGSPGMGPEDNREAYEVFLIRRDGSTEIFNSYEAA from the coding sequence ATGCCACACCTCAACCGTCGCACCCTGCTTTTGGGCGCTTCCAGCATGGCGGCCCTTACCCCGCTTCCGGGCCTCGCCCAAGGCGTCCCTGCCATCCACGTCCTGAGGGACCGGAACTGTGGCTGCTGCGAAGCCTGGGTTAGCATCCTGCAGGCCGATGGCTTTGCGGTTACGACCGAAGCCAGCTATGGCACGCTGCTGATCCGGCACAAACTTGACAATGGCATCCCTCAAGAGATGATCTCCTGCCACACCGGAGAAACTGACGGATATTTCATCGAAGGCCACGTCCCGCCCGCCGACATCCGAAGGCTACTGCTTGAACGCCCCGATGCAGTTGGCCTCGCCGTACCCGGCATGCCGTATGGTTCACCCGGTATGGGACCAGAAGACAACCGCGAGGCCTACGAAGTTTTCCTGATCCGCCGCGATGGTAGCACAGAGATTTTTAATAGCTACGAAGCCGCCTGA
- a CDS encoding conjugal transfer protein TraG, which translates to MSRQDTSSATKILWGQILIVSIVALLFVWAATQWVAFRLGFQPQLGAPLTALFGLPIYRPWQVFTWWYWYDAYAPRVFMEGAAIAGAGGIGAIAVAILLSVLRAREASDVTTYGSARWAGTKDITDAGLFADDGVMLGRLDKRYLRHDGPEHVLCFAPTRSGKGVGLVIPSLLTWPGSAIVHDIKGENWQLTSGWRARFGRVLLFDPTNAASAAYNPLLEVRRGEREVRDVQNIADILVDPEGQLERRNHWEKTSHSLLVGAILHVLYAEKDKTLAGVAAFLSDPRRPIAATLTAMMRTAHLGDRPHPVVAQAARELLNKSENERSGVLSTAMSFLSLYRDPVIAAVTRRCDWRIDDLVSDARPLTLYLVVPPSDISRTKPLVRLILNQIGRRLTEELHNTNRKHRLLFMLDEFPALGRLDFFESQLAFMAGYGLKAFLIAQSLNQIEKAYGQNNAILDNCHVRVAFATNDERTAKRLSDALGTTTELRAMKNYAGHRLSPWLGHLMVSRQETARALLTPGEIMQLPPDDEIILVSGASPIRAQKVRYFRDAQLKARIQKPPIVEVFVPFSPAGSDDWSSLQPITPPQEADTNKPADEAEGGIRREPEIPEHEDVAPELPFPREEFAALEDEPDDETQRARAMQTRFRSVAHQAALDPDDGIEL; encoded by the coding sequence ATGAGCCGTCAGGACACGTCATCGGCCACCAAGATCCTCTGGGGCCAGATCCTTATCGTCAGTATCGTAGCGCTGCTCTTCGTCTGGGCAGCGACGCAATGGGTCGCGTTTCGTCTCGGGTTCCAACCCCAGCTTGGCGCGCCTCTGACCGCCCTCTTCGGCCTGCCGATCTACCGCCCGTGGCAGGTCTTCACCTGGTGGTACTGGTACGACGCCTACGCGCCCCGCGTCTTCATGGAGGGAGCCGCAATCGCCGGCGCGGGCGGGATCGGCGCCATTGCCGTCGCGATCTTGCTGTCGGTCCTGCGGGCGCGCGAGGCGAGCGACGTGACGACCTATGGCTCGGCCAGATGGGCGGGCACCAAAGATATCACCGACGCCGGGCTGTTCGCAGACGACGGGGTCATGCTGGGCCGTCTCGACAAGCGCTACCTCCGGCATGACGGACCGGAACATGTGCTGTGCTTCGCGCCCACCCGCTCTGGCAAAGGCGTCGGCCTCGTGATCCCAAGCCTGCTGACCTGGCCCGGGTCCGCGATTGTCCACGACATCAAGGGCGAAAACTGGCAGCTGACGTCCGGATGGCGGGCGCGGTTCGGGCGTGTCCTGCTCTTCGACCCGACCAATGCAGCCAGCGCAGCCTACAATCCGCTGCTCGAGGTTCGCCGCGGGGAGCGCGAGGTGCGGGACGTGCAAAACATCGCCGACATCCTCGTCGATCCCGAAGGCCAGCTCGAGCGGCGGAACCATTGGGAGAAGACCAGCCACTCCCTTCTGGTCGGCGCGATCCTGCATGTCCTCTATGCCGAGAAGGACAAGACACTGGCAGGCGTCGCCGCCTTCCTGTCAGATCCTCGGCGTCCCATCGCCGCCACACTGACTGCAATGATGCGGACTGCCCATCTCGGAGATCGCCCGCATCCTGTTGTTGCCCAAGCCGCGCGCGAGCTGCTGAACAAGTCCGAGAACGAACGCTCCGGTGTTCTCTCCACCGCCATGTCCTTCCTCAGTCTCTACCGCGACCCCGTGATCGCCGCCGTGACCCGGCGCTGCGACTGGCGGATCGACGATCTGGTCTCAGATGCGCGGCCGCTCACCCTCTACCTCGTGGTGCCGCCATCGGACATTTCCCGCACGAAACCGCTGGTCCGGCTGATCCTCAACCAGATCGGCCGCCGCCTGACGGAAGAGTTGCACAACACCAACCGCAAGCACCGCCTTCTGTTCATGCTCGACGAGTTCCCCGCCCTCGGCCGTCTCGACTTCTTCGAATCCCAGCTCGCCTTCATGGCGGGCTACGGTCTCAAGGCCTTCCTGATCGCCCAGTCGCTGAACCAGATCGAAAAGGCCTATGGCCAGAACAACGCCATCCTGGACAACTGCCATGTCCGCGTCGCTTTCGCGACCAATGACGAGCGCACGGCGAAGCGCCTGTCCGACGCCCTCGGCACCACGACCGAACTGCGCGCGATGAAGAACTATGCCGGGCACCGCCTGTCGCCCTGGCTCGGGCATCTGATGGTCTCGCGCCAGGAAACCGCCCGGGCCTTGCTTACCCCCGGTGAGATCATGCAGCTTCCACCCGATGACGAAATCATCCTCGTATCAGGTGCATCCCCGATCCGGGCGCAGAAAGTCCGCTACTTCCGCGACGCGCAGCTGAAGGCGAGAATCCAAAAGCCGCCTATCGTAGAAGTATTTGTACCTTTCAGCCCTGCGGGATCCGATGATTGGAGCAGTCTTCAACCGATCACACCGCCTCAGGAAGCTGATACGAACAAGCCGGCTGACGAGGCGGAAGGCGGCATCCGACGAGAGCCTGAAATCCCAGAACATGAGGATGTGGCGCCCGAACTGCCGTTCCCGCGCGAGGAATTCGCGGCCCTCGAAGACGAACCTGACGACGAGACCCAACGCGCCCGCGCCATGCAAACCCGCTTCCGCTCCGTCGCGCATCAAGCGGCCCTCGATCCGGACGACGGCATCGAACTGTGA
- a CDS encoding TRAP transporter small permease subunit — MRFLDWIDRGIRGIGVVTAWLTVVSIAAYGALQMLDRKLQLGVSSYLPDLSTSLLFILIFLTFGYTYLRDGHVRVDVLRRHWSPRRIAWIELIGGLFVLLPLAAILTYYGWDGLMRTTRYAETQLWAQRIAGVIGPILLALAGVIVALRNIAFLAGKRAQGAPEQSSGLHSGE, encoded by the coding sequence TTGAGATTTTTGGATTGGATTGACCGTGGCATTCGCGGCATCGGCGTCGTGACTGCGTGGCTGACAGTTGTTTCGATTGCTGCTTATGGCGCGCTTCAGATGCTGGATCGCAAGCTACAACTTGGCGTGTCGAGCTATTTGCCGGACCTGTCCACGTCACTGCTGTTCATCCTAATTTTCTTGACCTTTGGGTATACCTATCTGCGCGACGGTCACGTGCGCGTTGATGTTCTTCGCAGGCATTGGTCCCCGCGCCGCATTGCGTGGATCGAACTGATAGGTGGCCTATTTGTCCTTCTGCCGCTCGCCGCCATCCTAACCTACTACGGGTGGGACGGTTTAATGCGCACCACGAGATATGCGGAAACCCAATTGTGGGCACAACGCATTGCCGGGGTCATCGGCCCTATCCTACTGGCTCTTGCAGGGGTGATCGTAGCCCTGCGCAACATCGCCTTTTTAGCAGGGAAACGCGCGCAGGGCGCACCGGAACAATCGAGCGGATTGCACAGTGGCGAGTGA
- a CDS encoding cation diffusion facilitator family transporter, with translation MGHGHNHHVDPEAGDRRVFAAIAVNMGLTVAQIVGGVISGSLALIADALHNFSDAISLIIAFGARKIARRPRDAEMTFGYGRVEVVAALINYTTLIVIGLYLLYEAAMRFADPQPVEGWLIVIIAGIALIVDAVTAALTYAMSKSSVNIRAAFLHNVADALGSVAVIIAGTLILLYDWRLIDPLVTVLIAGYIIWQSFREIGPVIRILMLGSPHEIETDAVLEAVRGIDGVTGIHHAHFWQMDEHRAALDAHVVIAEGRWNDADAVKDRIKAALADRFDIEHTTLELECARHACDDPPAFGGRGRSEERNR, from the coding sequence ATGGGGCACGGCCATAATCATCACGTCGATCCCGAGGCGGGCGACCGCCGGGTCTTCGCCGCCATCGCGGTCAACATGGGTCTGACGGTCGCGCAAATTGTCGGTGGCGTCATCTCCGGCTCGCTCGCGCTGATCGCGGACGCGTTGCACAACTTTTCCGATGCGATCTCGCTCATCATCGCTTTCGGCGCGCGCAAGATCGCGCGACGGCCACGGGACGCGGAGATGACCTTCGGCTATGGGCGGGTCGAGGTCGTCGCGGCGCTCATCAACTACACCACACTAATCGTGATCGGCCTCTACTTGCTCTACGAGGCCGCGATGCGCTTTGCCGATCCGCAGCCTGTTGAGGGCTGGCTGATTGTTATCATCGCCGGTATTGCACTGATCGTGGACGCTGTGACAGCCGCGCTGACCTACGCCATGTCCAAATCCAGCGTGAACATCCGCGCTGCCTTTCTACACAACGTCGCCGATGCGCTCGGCTCTGTCGCGGTGATCATCGCGGGGACGCTAATCCTGCTCTACGACTGGCGGCTGATCGACCCGCTCGTGACGGTGCTGATCGCGGGCTACATCATTTGGCAATCGTTTCGCGAGATCGGCCCGGTGATCCGTATCCTGATGCTTGGCTCCCCACACGAGATCGAGACGGACGCCGTTCTCGAAGCAGTGCGCGGGATCGACGGTGTGACAGGCATCCACCACGCGCATTTCTGGCAAATGGACGAACACCGTGCGGCGCTGGACGCGCATGTCGTCATCGCCGAGGGCCGCTGGAATGACGCCGATGCGGTCAAGGACCGGATCAAGGCCGCACTGGCGGACCGTTTCGACATCGAGCACACCACGTTGGAGCTGGAATGCGCACGCCATGCCTGTGACGACCCGCCCGCGTTCGGCGGGCGCGGGCGTAGTGAAGAACGGAACAGATGA
- the lspA gene encoding signal peptidase II has protein sequence MNNRVLGGLCAIAAFGFDQGTKALALNTPALENGVEVLPFLNLVRVLNDGVSFGMLGGVVPWWGLVALAAVVVAWLLIWLWKAPDGLIGAALGLIIGGALGNILDRLRYQAVPDFLDFHYGSYHWPSFNLADVAIFCGAALLFWDSFRTSKVRPENREQDNRKGDVTGG, from the coding sequence ATGAACAACCGCGTTCTGGGTGGGCTCTGTGCGATTGCAGCTTTCGGTTTCGATCAGGGCACCAAGGCGCTTGCCCTGAACACCCCGGCGCTTGAGAACGGGGTCGAGGTTCTGCCCTTTCTCAACCTCGTGCGGGTTTTGAACGATGGGGTCAGCTTCGGTATGCTCGGCGGGGTCGTACCCTGGTGGGGTCTGGTCGCACTTGCTGCCGTGGTCGTGGCATGGCTGCTGATCTGGCTATGGAAGGCTCCGGACGGGCTGATAGGTGCGGCGCTCGGTCTGATCATCGGAGGCGCGCTTGGCAATATCCTTGACCGTCTGCGCTATCAGGCCGTCCCTGACTTTCTCGACTTCCATTACGGGTCATACCACTGGCCGTCCTTCAACTTGGCTGACGTGGCGATCTTTTGTGGGGCAGCATTGCTGTTCTGGGACAGCTTTCGCACCTCGAAAGTCAGGCCGGAAAATCGGGAACAAGACAATCGCAAGGGAGATGTCACGGGGGGATAA
- a CDS encoding VirB3 family type IV secretion system protein, whose amino-acid sequence MENHTDIPGYFAPVHRALIDPILLAGAPRTIAIANGTLAAAIGLGLRLWLVGLAFWLVGHLLAVWAAKRDAQIAEVARRHLRYPSWFGV is encoded by the coding sequence ATGGAAAACCACACCGACATCCCCGGCTATTTCGCGCCGGTACACCGCGCCCTGATCGATCCGATCCTTTTGGCCGGTGCTCCCCGCACCATCGCCATTGCCAATGGCACCCTGGCGGCCGCCATTGGGCTGGGCCTGCGGCTCTGGCTCGTAGGCCTCGCATTTTGGTTGGTTGGCCACCTCCTCGCAGTCTGGGCCGCGAAGCGAGACGCACAGATCGCTGAAGTGGCGCGGCGGCATCTCCGTTACCCCTCCTGGTTCGGGGTCTGA
- a CDS encoding TRAP transporter large permease subunit, with protein MASEVLTVAMLVVMAIGVFSGFPVALVLAGTGFLGFVAAVWVGITDFQHLGLIYLRARGVLTNEAVQFTSVPMLIFLGLVLNASGIAETMFRLLGRLLTAVPGRFAIATLLIGLVLAPAAGVIGASVITVALVAYTPMMASGYAPRTAGAAVAASGALGVVFPPAVMLFFISNVFYLRIGLMYVALIVPVLLMVMAFAIYFAVTLRKTVEIPLDAPKTNLGSDLLFVFASVAVIASIPLSIILGLATLSEAAGVGVFGALLVALVRKRLSFSSLNSVTVQTSTMTSMVFFIVLGASVFSLSFHLVGGPDVIFDWISAFDLTRWELLAMLLGVIIILGFVFDWIEVLLVFVPVLMPIFSELDFADHVGSAYFAQIWIAGLIALALQTSFLTPPFGYALFFAKMAAPKGINLSDIYRGAVPLVAIEIVLISALISFPQLITWLPEMSLGSEDVPQLIER; from the coding sequence GTGGCGAGTGAAGTCCTCACCGTCGCCATGCTAGTCGTGATGGCCATCGGGGTCTTCAGCGGCTTTCCGGTGGCTCTGGTCCTCGCAGGGACAGGCTTTTTGGGATTTGTGGCTGCGGTCTGGGTGGGGATCACTGATTTCCAGCACCTTGGATTGATCTACCTGCGGGCCCGTGGCGTACTCACCAATGAAGCCGTCCAGTTTACCAGCGTTCCGATGCTGATTTTTCTTGGCTTGGTTTTGAACGCCAGCGGGATTGCCGAAACCATGTTCCGCTTGCTGGGGCGCCTTCTGACAGCGGTTCCGGGCCGCTTTGCTATTGCGACCCTGCTTATCGGCCTCGTACTCGCGCCAGCCGCCGGGGTGATCGGCGCATCCGTAATCACCGTGGCTCTGGTGGCCTATACGCCGATGATGGCCTCCGGCTACGCCCCGCGAACTGCGGGTGCAGCGGTCGCGGCTTCGGGCGCACTGGGCGTCGTGTTTCCGCCAGCCGTGATGCTGTTCTTCATTTCGAACGTGTTCTACCTGCGCATTGGATTGATGTACGTCGCTCTCATCGTGCCCGTTCTTCTGATGGTCATGGCCTTCGCGATTTACTTTGCTGTCACCTTGCGAAAAACCGTCGAAATCCCATTGGACGCACCAAAAACAAATCTTGGGTCAGACCTCTTGTTCGTGTTCGCTTCTGTAGCTGTTATCGCATCCATTCCGCTCAGCATTATTCTGGGTCTTGCGACACTCTCAGAGGCCGCTGGCGTAGGGGTGTTTGGCGCGCTGTTGGTTGCGCTGGTGCGAAAGCGTTTGTCTTTCTCATCATTGAACTCTGTCACGGTGCAGACAAGTACGATGACATCCATGGTCTTCTTCATTGTCCTCGGCGCATCGGTATTCTCGCTGAGTTTCCACCTAGTTGGTGGACCAGATGTCATCTTCGACTGGATATCCGCTTTCGATCTCACTCGGTGGGAACTGCTAGCGATGCTCCTTGGCGTGATCATCATACTTGGGTTTGTCTTTGACTGGATCGAGGTGCTACTGGTCTTTGTACCCGTGCTGATGCCGATCTTTTCAGAGCTCGATTTCGCGGATCACGTCGGCTCTGCCTACTTTGCGCAAATCTGGATCGCTGGCCTTATTGCCTTGGCCCTGCAGACGTCTTTTCTGACGCCACCCTTCGGCTACGCCCTTTTCTTTGCCAAGATGGCGGCACCGAAGGGTATCAACCTTTCCGATATCTATCGCGGCGCGGTCCCTCTTGTAGCCATTGAGATTGTATTGATCTCAGCGCTGATCTCGTTCCCTCAGCTTATCACCTGGCTGCCTGAAATGTCCCTTGGGTCTGAAGATGTGCCGCAGCTGATCGAACGGTGA
- a CDS encoding ribbon-helix-helix protein, CopG family — translation MKKAKITAYVDAALFDEIDALATRRRVPKTQIIEAALASFLSPDSAEQNEAAIVRRLDRLTRSLERLERDQEITTEALALFVRFWLTTTPPLPDDTYAAAKAKGKERYGGFVLTLSRRLAKGSTLTKELSRDLSASAD, via the coding sequence ATGAAGAAAGCCAAGATCACCGCCTATGTCGACGCAGCCCTCTTCGACGAAATCGACGCACTGGCGACGCGGCGGCGCGTTCCCAAAACCCAGATCATCGAGGCAGCATTGGCGTCGTTCCTGTCACCCGACAGCGCAGAACAGAACGAAGCCGCGATCGTCCGCAGGCTGGACCGCCTGACTCGTTCGCTTGAAAGGCTGGAACGCGATCAGGAGATCACGACCGAGGCGCTGGCTCTGTTCGTCCGCTTCTGGCTGACGACGACTCCACCCTTGCCGGATGACACCTACGCGGCCGCCAAGGCGAAGGGCAAGGAGCGGTATGGTGGTTTCGTTCTAACGCTCTCGCGTCGTTTGGCCAAGGGATCGACCCTGACCAAGGAGCTTTCACGCGACCTATCAGCCTCTGCGGACTAG
- a CDS encoding helix-turn-helix domain-containing protein, with protein MKEYSIGQMSRQTGVKVTTIRYYESRGLIPSPARTEGGQRRYDEAALERLAFLRHSRELGFGLDDIADLMALAEAPSEDCAPAHEIARKQLAAVDRRMTILAQLREELVRMAHVEDPGHAGECRVIEVLGNHRLCMGTHDLSDASANLSDN; from the coding sequence ATGAAGGAATATTCCATCGGGCAGATGTCGCGCCAGACGGGCGTGAAGGTGACGACGATCCGCTACTACGAGAGCCGGGGCCTGATCCCGTCTCCGGCTCGCACCGAAGGCGGACAAAGGCGCTACGATGAAGCGGCGCTCGAACGGCTCGCCTTCCTGCGCCACTCACGGGAACTGGGCTTCGGTCTAGATGACATCGCCGATCTGATGGCCTTGGCCGAAGCCCCATCCGAGGACTGCGCACCTGCCCATGAGATCGCGCGCAAGCAGCTCGCAGCGGTGGACCGGCGCATGACCATTCTCGCGCAGCTTCGGGAAGAACTTGTGCGGATGGCCCATGTGGAGGATCCGGGTCATGCCGGGGAGTGCCGCGTGATCGAAGTGCTAGGAAATCACCGGCTCTGTATGGGAACGCATGACCTGTCGGACGCCAGCGCAAATTTATCCGACAACTAA
- a CDS encoding TrbC/VirB2 family protein, translated as MTLLPSFRTALGATALGLLVFALPEPALAAGSGMPWEAPLQSVLESIEGPVAKIVAVIIIIVTGLTLAFGDSSGGFRRLVQIVFGLSIAFAASSFFLSFFSFGGGALI; from the coding sequence ATGACCCTTCTGCCATCTTTTCGCACAGCCCTTGGCGCAACCGCCCTCGGCCTCCTCGTCTTCGCCCTGCCTGAGCCGGCGCTCGCCGCCGGGTCCGGCATGCCGTGGGAAGCCCCCTTGCAATCCGTCCTTGAGTCGATCGAAGGCCCGGTCGCCAAGATCGTCGCCGTGATCATCATCATTGTCACGGGCCTGACGCTGGCTTTTGGCGACAGTTCGGGCGGGTTCCGGCGGCTGGTGCAGATCGTTTTCGGCCTTTCCATCGCTTTCGCGGCCTCGAGTTTCTTTCTTTCCTTCTTCTCCTTCGGCGGCGGAGCACTGATCTGA
- the trbB gene encoding P-type conjugative transfer ATPase TrbB → MTVTSFKTETSSRGARMLRTALGPGIAACLEDAGVVEVMLNPDGRLWVDRLAGGLSDTGAVLSPADGERIIRLVAHHVGAEVHPAAPRVSAELPDTGERFEGLLPPVVSAPTFAIRKPAVAVFTLDDYVSGGILSAAAASHLSDAVTSRANILVAGGTSTGKTTLTNALLAEVAKTSDRVVLIEDTRELQCLTPNLVALRTKDGVASLSDLVRASLRLRPDRIPIGEVRGPEALDLLKAWGTGHPGGIGTIHAGTAIGALRRLEQLIQEAVVTVPRALIAETIDLIAVLSGRGAERRLSELARVTGLTAAGDYALTPLFTPRQGSHP, encoded by the coding sequence ATGACCGTTACGTCTTTCAAAACCGAGACGTCTTCCCGCGGCGCACGCATGTTGCGCACCGCCCTTGGGCCTGGCATCGCGGCCTGTCTCGAGGATGCGGGCGTCGTCGAGGTGATGCTGAACCCTGACGGGCGGCTCTGGGTTGACCGGCTGGCAGGGGGGCTGAGCGACACAGGCGCGGTGCTGTCTCCCGCCGATGGCGAGCGCATCATCCGACTTGTCGCGCATCACGTCGGGGCGGAGGTCCATCCCGCGGCCCCGCGTGTTTCGGCTGAATTGCCAGACACCGGCGAGCGCTTCGAGGGTTTGCTGCCCCCAGTGGTTTCCGCGCCCACCTTTGCCATTCGCAAGCCTGCTGTCGCGGTGTTCACCCTCGACGATTATGTTTCCGGCGGCATCCTCTCCGCCGCCGCCGCTAGTCACCTGAGCGACGCGGTCACCAGCCGGGCCAATATTCTTGTCGCGGGCGGGACCTCCACCGGCAAGACAACCCTGACCAATGCGCTCTTGGCGGAGGTCGCCAAGACCTCAGACCGCGTGGTCCTGATCGAGGACACGCGTGAGCTGCAATGCCTGACGCCGAACCTCGTGGCGCTTCGCACCAAGGACGGGGTTGCGAGCCTGTCCGATCTCGTGCGCGCATCGCTGCGGCTGCGGCCTGATCGCATCCCCATCGGCGAGGTGCGCGGGCCGGAAGCGCTCGATCTGCTCAAGGCCTGGGGCACCGGCCATCCGGGCGGGATCGGCACGATCCATGCCGGGACCGCAATCGGCGCTCTTCGGCGTCTCGAGCAGCTGATTCAGGAAGCAGTGGTCACCGTTCCCCGCGCGCTGATCGCAGAGACCATCGACCTGATTGCCGTTCTGTCCGGACGGGGCGCCGAGCGTCGCCTGTCCGAACTTGCTCGTGTCACCGGCCTGACCGCCGCGGGCGATTACGCCCTCACCCCCCTTTTCACACCAAGACAAGGAAGCCATCCATGA
- a CDS encoding helix-turn-helix transcriptional regulator — MTQLVADHKASTIEQRAKLLRGFADPSRLAILGTLCEGPLVVHELVERTKLSQPNVSNHLRCLQECGLVNGDRDGRFIRYRISSPRIKALLSDVDALLDVVAEGVEACDNYHGT, encoded by the coding sequence ATGACGCAACTCGTTGCTGACCACAAGGCCAGTACCATCGAACAACGCGCAAAACTGTTGCGCGGCTTTGCCGACCCAAGCCGCTTGGCCATTCTCGGTACTCTGTGCGAGGGGCCGCTGGTCGTTCACGAACTCGTCGAGCGCACAAAACTGTCACAACCAAACGTATCCAACCATTTGCGATGCCTCCAGGAGTGCGGTCTAGTCAACGGTGACCGTGATGGACGCTTCATCCGCTACCGTATCAGCAGTCCACGCATAAAAGCCCTTTTGAGTGATGTAGACGCACTACTCGATGTGGTCGCAGAGGGTGTTGAGGCATGCGACAATTATCACGGGACATAA